Genomic window (Arachis hypogaea cultivar Tifrunner chromosome 13, arahy.Tifrunner.gnm2.J5K5, whole genome shotgun sequence):
tcattctaaaatttaaaaggaaaaggcaagtttggacttttgtttttaaataaaaaacatataaatacatacccaaaaaaattattttataacattaattattgtgcaataaaattttaatgtattaaaaaattttatatacattttattttgattttaaaatataaaatacttaaattataaaaattattaaaaaatattagtatgtACTCTTCTATTATtcagtataataataaaataataatgatggttcataaactcaaattaaatttttatcataccgaaaatttaactaatttaatttaattgattaaaaCTTTTTTAgtctatttattttaataaaaatatcgtAAAATGAATAGATATTGAATCAACGAGATACAACAAGATAGtggagtaaaataaaaataaaatacataaaatgtTATATCTTCTAACCGTTTATGATggtattcaatttttatataaaattcatgATAGTAATTAATTTTCACATACATTTCTACGCTATATAGCGATTTATGTATAAATTTGAAACATTTACGCTCTATAGCAGATTATTGATACTTTCTAAAATTTATGTAATTATATAATTCACGTATTTCGTTTTCTGTATATTAATGAGCTAAATCCTAAAATAGTCCATAAAATTGATGTTGTGCATTAAAATCATTCTTGAGATTTCAATTGCACCAATGACATTTTTGAGATTGACAAAAGTGCATCATGTTAGTCTCTGACCTATTTTTTATTAATGGCGTGATTATTATTAGTGACATGTGTCACTCTATGGTTTCGCCACgtgtaatgatatgatgatggGTTCactagtgacacgtggcatgctgatatggatggttgtgccacgtgtcacgaTGTTATTTGAACATGTGTCaatttgtgccacgtgtcacaacgTTATTCGCCCACGTGTAATCCGTCATGTTATCATTGTAGATACACTAAATTAGTCTCTCAGTTTGCAtaaagtgactcattttagtctttGAAATTGAATATTGTGCACTAAACTAGTCCTATCAccaatttttttctcatttttttaaaatttcaaaattctcaatatttttggaTGCACTAATTCCAACTCTATTTTTTTACATATCActtaaatacaagtgcttttataatttttttttaattttaattttaattatataattttttctataaaagTTTAACGTcgataaattttgtaatatagaAGTAAATGGGATAGATTGAAGGCACTTCAAGTATCCTCACTACCATCTCCAACCTCTTTCGTCTAGCCTGGACAAAAGAGGTCGGAAATAGTAGTGAAGGTGCTTaaatgccttcacgtcaactccaagacgACGGTTAGAGATACTtgcaagagaaaaaaatattttataaaagtacttgtatttaaataatgtgtaaaaaaataaaattaaaattaatgcatttaaagatattaagaattttgaatttataaaaaaagaaaaaaaattagtagaCTAGATGCACGACCTTCAATTTTatggactaaaatgagtcacctAATGCAAAATGAGGGATtaatttggtgcatctacaatAATGACATAATAGATAACAGGCGGACGAATGTCAAGGACTAACATGGTGTGTACTTTTGTCGATCTCAAAAACGTCATTGGTGCAATTAGAATCTCATGAATGATTTTAATGCACAACACCaattttataaactattttaagGTTTAACTCGTTAgtatacagaaaataaaatgtatgaattttataattatataaattttaaaaaatatcaataatctGCTATAGGGTGTAGATGTttcaaaatttatacataaatcgCTATATAGCGTAGAAATGTATGTGAAAATTAATTACTATCATAAATTCCTATGTGtaaatatttatgtaaaaattGAATACCATTATAAACGGCTAGAGGATATAATATTTTAtgtgttttattttatcttcttttgcTCCACTATCTTGTTGTATCTCATTGATTTGATATCTATGTATCATTTTACGGctgattttttttgtatgaaaaaatattggtgttttttttttggaaatggaATTATTTGGTGTAATTACAGATAAGTGAATTTTATAGTTGAGAAGTCAACACGTGGGGGCGTGTTGGACACGTGACAGCATATTGGCCAACACGTGGGGGCGTATTGAATGATTTCCACAATactgtaatacacttcaaatatcaatattcaactaAAATACCATTtccattttcatattaaaaataatttctatcttttacgatatttttattaaaataaatagaataaaaaaattttaatcagtTAAATTGAATTAGTTAAATTTTCGGtataataagaatttaatttgagtttatgaatcatcattattattatattattatactgaATGATAGAGGAGTgcataataatattttgtaattatttttataatttaaatattttatattttaaaattaaaataaatatgtatataaattttttactacATTAAAATTTCATTGCACAATAATtaatgttataaaatatttttttggtatgcatttatatttttttatttaaaagcaaAAGTCTAAACTTgcctttttcttttaaattttagaatgattttcttaaattatatttttaagttcACTAATATTTTAATCCGTTAATAAACTTGTCATGTTTCTTTATTCCATTGTTTTGCTACCATAGCAAATAGAGCCCCACTAATTTTCCCTAGTcattccaaaaattaaaaaatcccaACAAAATTAGGCCCAACTTTATCTCACACTAATTAACCACCGTTAATCTCATGTTAAAAAAAACAACCATTAATATAATTAGTAATTACAGAAGTTAACAACATTTTCATATCACATCATGTTAGCAACAGACTCAAACATGAGAGAAGACTAATACTACAACATGGCACATGTGTCCCCCAACTCATACACTTGTCACAAGCTGCTAGCGACCACGCCATGTCTACACATGTAGAAAGCACAGCACCTTCTACACCATAGACTTGACCTTTAACTAAATTACAATTCACATTAGATGGAAATGTTAGTTGAAGCACTTGAGCATCCTACAATTAAAAACATGCTGCTGAAGCTGAATTACAATtaatcagatctaaaaatatgaaaacaagaattGATCTTCAAATAGTGTCTTGAAGTAGATGACAAGTAGGTGGAGGCTTCCTTGCATTAGTAGCTTGTTCAAAGCCATAAGCAATCTCAATGAGTTTTGGCTCTGTTCCCTTTAGCCCTCCAAAACACACTCCAAATGGCATTCCCTTGCTGTCATATCCAGCTGGAACAGTGATTGCAGGGTACCCTCCAATTGCTAGAACCGTGGCAGCATCAGATCCAATAGTCACCAATGCATCCAATTCATTCTCCTTCATCAATTTCTCAAACCCATTTTGTGATAATTGCTCCATCATCTCCAATGCCTCGATTGGAGGAATGCCATTTGTCATTTCTGATGCAATAAACAAATCCTGCCCATACTCATTCGTCTTTTCCTACAAAAGAAATAAAGCAAAAACAGTTCATTAATGCCAAATCAAACTAAGCATTCTAAACCAACATCAAGTTGGTATATGTTTTGATGCTTTAAAAATCAATGGCCTTTCAATGCTATTGTCTGTGTAAAAATCATACTACATGCTTACTAAATCAGGGTGCTTGATGTTGAATTCAATAATCTCAGCCAGCGATCTCACAGGAGAATAAACCAGTTCTTGCAGGTACTCATTGATGGATGACTTGAACTCTGCCAGCATTGCTAATGCTTCACCACTTTGGAAAGGGTCAAGAATGATGCTTGAATTCTCTATTTCCAAATTATCTATCACCATCGCACCTCTTTGCCTTAGATTTGCGAAAACCACCACAACATCGGtgttaatataaaatatgatCATTCACTTGTGTGTGTGGGTGTGTTATGCATTCTATATTTACCTGAAAATGTTAAGATGGCTCTCAAAGATAGAAATGGCGTTGGATCCATTATAAGGAGTGAAAAATGGATTCCTAACAACACCAAGTTTCTTTCCTTTGAGGCCTTCTTTCCTGAGGAACTGCTTGTAACCACCTTGAGGTATAAACATAGCTGCTGACTTTGTAGCATTATAGTCTCTGGGATCAAACCCAACAATGGCATCAAGAACATGAACTGCATCTGCAACTGTCCTGCATATTGGCCTGTGCAAAAACACACATTTTCAGACATAAAAAGACTAGTGATATGATAACTAATTGTtttttcatgtttattgtttGCTCATATAAGAAAGAGATGAGTTACTAAGACATTTGTTGATACAAGAAGCGATTTGTTACCCGATTGAATCTTGGCGAGGCGAAATCGGTATGACACCAGCCCTGCTGGTGAGTCCAACGGTGGGTTTGATCCCCACAACTGAGCTGCGGTCAGCTGGGCAGATAATGGAGCCATCGGTTTCAGTCCCCAGAGAAACTGCAACCATGTTGGTGGCCACTGAAATGGCGGATCCAAAGCTAGATCCGCATGTACTTCCCCCCTCCACATAAGGATTCTGCTTGTTACATTACACACATACATAAATTATGACTACATTTTTTTTTCCACTGAAATAATCTTATCATGAACCTGAACTGCAGATAGATATGCTGGTTTAAATCAAAGCAACCATAGCGAAATTGCCTTAAACATTGATcgtaaataaaaatttcaaccttaGTTTAACATATCTTGCTGAACATAATCAAATATCTTTAACACTAGTTTACCCCGAAATggaaaaaatagaatatataagATTATTATAATGGCTAATCATTAAAGTCCATTCAACAGAATATAACAAGACTACATTTTTAGTTGAGGAGAAttagggccagcaatttttgtaattttgtagTTATCAAATAGTtatcaatgatatttttaatggtatgggATTTTATCCAATGATGTGAgattactcacttttttttttgttagttacaTGCTAatcagaatttaataaaattgctgcCCTAAACTTTTCCTTTTTGGTTTTAACACTAGTCTAcaatttttgtttctgttttaCGTTTATTGAACTCTTACTAGCAGTTTTATTTAATatagtataataaaataaaatgtttataatgctcttttaattaaaaaaaagttgaaacTTTCTGCTTagttaaaataatcaaataggtatataatatttatatattattgttattgttatgctTCTGCAACATTAAATAACCTTTTtagtttgtaatttttaaaaaatataactactAAATTAAAACCTTATCTCTTAAATAtcattttttctgaaaaaaaaatgtcTTAACCCTAAATACTTAAAAAATTAGTGtaatatatttgtttttaattaaaatatgcaaaaacaaaaaaagttagTATTAACGTAGTTTatgtttagtaatttttattcaaaatggattatagtaaactaaatattgtttggattacattattcaaaatcacttttagatgaaaaattacagaaaaatgacataaatttaaataattattttattttagatatttaaataaattttaatatattttttaatactctCAGTACTCTTTAATACTCTCATAGAATTAATAGAAtcataatacaaaacaaaaaaaatattccatacaaaaaaaataacaataacaataacaataacaataaaagaatttatataaacaaaaaataataaaaattttataaaaaaaataatatacataagaaaatattagaaaaaaatattataaaaaaataaacatataaataataaaagataattggtatataaaatataaatttcaaacataaaaaagtaaataaaaaagctAAAATTTATAGCTTTTAACAAACGTGAGTTGAAGATAGAAATCACTTCTCCATTTAAAGGATAAAAAcattaccaaacataaaaataaaacgtTCAAAGAATTCAAACACACTTCTCTCTTCTTTAATACAAAACCAAACACATAGATAAAAAATGTTGCCAAGTATAAAATGAAAACATTTAAGGGATTCAAACATACTTCTCTCTTCTCCAACATAAAATCAAACACACTTAAAGACCTAAGTTACTGCTAATTAACtataacttaaataaaataatattttccaTACTCACCTAAAGGTCTAAAAagttttgagaaaaataaaataaaataaaaaatagaaaaggagAAGGATAGAGAGCAGAGTACTAACAGTGGCATATCCACCTCGTGCGCACCAATTTTCCGGCGCTTCCGGAGACCGACAACTGTACCACTCGGACAGACTAGCTTTCCCCATAATCACCGCACCAGCCTCCCTCAGCTTCATCGTCACGTGCGCGTCACGTGCTACTTTCGACCCCAGCAGCGCATACGACCCTGCCGTCGTGTTCATCTTGTCCCGGCTCCCAATGCTATCCTTCAGCATCACCGGAATCCCATGCAGCGCCCCAACCACCTCCCCGCCTCTTCTCTCCCGATCGGCCTGCTCCGCCTGATCGCGTGCGTCCGGATTCACTTCCAGTACGGCGCGGAGCATCGGATTGAGTTTCTGGATCCGCTGCAGGTAGAAGTCAACGAGTTGACTCGAGGTTAGGTCGTTGCGGGAGAACGCAGCTTGGATTTCCTCAACGGTTGCTTCGACGATTGTGAACTCAGAAGCATTTGTTGCTCTGGAATGAGAAGTCGCAGATGAGTtcaagatgaagaaaaagaagagaggagaaagagaaagcatgGATGCCGCCATGTTTGAAGGCACATGTATGTTAGAGAGAGCTCTTctgcgtttttttttttggtgacttctgCGTTTAAATAGTGTCAACTACTGATACTGTCAGTAAGGCCACTATAATACGAAAAAAGAGAAAGTCTAACCGAcagtaatttttataatttgtggttagtatttaactaaaaaaaagtgggtgatttttttattattagatgtaatcccatattattaaaaataatattaatgatgaattaataattacaaaatacaaaaacCTTAACACTACTCTACAAAAAAGAGGAGtaacagcaacttttgtgattttttaattttatttttatttttactattaaaatttttttaaatacactaaaaaattaaTGCACCCAAACAAACATTTAGTatctcaaacaaaataaaaaaactcattCTCAGCCTTACCACAATTTTCAAAgtacttttatttaaataaataaataaaatattatttttcaaaatgtccACGAATTGAAATGTAGCCCAAAATATGCAAGATCAATCCACAATTATTGCTTGCTTTAATTCAAGAAATCATAATTTAACCTATTTTTGCTAGGTAAACAATAATTTTTGTGaacaatgaattctaaaaacatttcaCTCAAATTACCTCTTAAATTCCAACATTAAGATAACCATCGACATAATTAATAAATTGAACATTCGACATATCTATTATTGGTTTAGTATTCTCATTATTTTCCTAATACTTTTCCTAACCTTAATCGTCACATACAACAATTGCTCTTACTTGATCCCGGCTTTGATGCCGACAACTGAATTGGCACTTGATGGACGTAAAATTCAgaccaattattttttttttcccgtATTGCTATTTACCAGATGATTATCTGTTTTCAAGTTAATTTTACTGCTACCTTAACCTGGTTAACAAACATGTTATAGTATTTAGCACTTGTTTACTTCTAAATTCAACTAatgatatatataagtaatatataCTAGTATTTCTACAAATAAATTCAGCACATACATAAACTCACCAAGACGATGCTAATTGCTATGATTCCCATCACTATTTTGTTTGGTGTTTACAAGAGTCACTACTATTCAATGTAATCTTATATTATATCAAAAAATGACGAGATATGAAGGAGTAAATAGCATCATAAGAACACAGTGGACCAAATAATGAAACCTCGTTAAGTAACTCTAGGCTAAATAACACTCAGTCAGATTGGGTTGATTGACTTCTTGGTAATAGGACTAGAATGGTTTAATTAGgactaaaaaaatattcaaatacagAAGTTTACCATAAAATATTcagcagaaatatttttctttcttacaATTGATGTACATGAGATTCTTCCATGCAAATACTCGTCAATTTCGTTAGTCATCCATCTCTCTGAGTCATAAAAGGAAAATGAGAAGAAGACCCTGCTAAGATCAAGAAATCAAACATGTATCATTCAAAAGATTAGTGCGTGCCATTCAGAATCATGACATAGAtttggagaaaaataattgaaggaaTGCGCGTCAAATTGGAATTTAAGGTAGGTTAACACGTTACTAATACTAGAATGAGATCCGCCCATCGTGAGTAAATTAATGATAAtacataataaatattaaaaattattatgttccgtagaattaaattaaatatgtgtaaattaagtcatcaaaaaaaaatatgtgtaaattaaagttaaatttaaaaagtgttttatttaaaataatttgtaatacaaaaaatttGGATGTTGAAATtgtataaagtgacatttttatttggtggtttgatttttgcatttattTTAGTTGATGGACTTAGTCTTCTTATGTAATGCTCATTCTCCTTTTTTTATTGGTTGTTGTTAgagttgtttttttctttctagGTTCTTGTGAATGCatgttctttttgaattgttgagTTGTATGCACTTTCTATTGTATTGTTTGTTCCATCTTTACATGTATGTTCTTTTTCCGAAAATGTGTCTTAAATTTgtatgattttctttttctttaatcacTTGATGGGTatgtgattgatgagcggataatttatatactttttggcattgtttttacttagtttttagtatgatttagttggtttttagtatatttttattagtttctaattaaaaattacatttctagactttactatgagtttgtgtgtttttctgtgatttcaggtattttctggctgaaattgagggagttgagcaaaaatctgattcaggctgaaaaaggactgctgatgttgttggattctgacctccctgcactcaaagtggattttctggagctacagaactccaaatggcgcgctctcaattgcgttgcagggctttccagcaatatataatagtccatactttgctcaaggatagacgatgtaaactggcgttcaacgccagttccatgttgcagtctggcgtccagcgccagaaacaagttacaagttggagttcaacgccagaaacaggttacaacctggcgttgaacgcccaaaacagcccaagcacgtgagaagctttagtctcagtcccagcacacaccaagtgggccccagaagtggatttctgcactatctatcatagtttactcattttctgtaaacctaggttactagtttagtatttaaacaacttttagagatttattttgaacctcatgacatttttagatctgaactttgtactctttgacggcatgagtctctaaactccattgttgggggtgaggagctctgcagcgtcttgatgaattaatgcaatgatctctgttttccattcaaacacgcttgttcctatctaagatgttcattcgcgcttcactatgaagaaggtgatgatccgtgacactcatcaccttcctcaatccatgaacatgtgcctgacaaccacctctgttctacatcagattgaatgagtatctcttagatttcttaatcagaatctccgtggtataagctagaattgatggcggcattcatgagaatccggaaagtctaaaccttgtctgtggtattccgagtaagattcaaggattgaatggctgtgacgagcttcaaactcgcgattgttgggcatagtgacagacgcaaaagaatcaagggattctattccgacatgatcgagaaccaacagatgattagccgtgctgtgacagagcatttggaccattttcactgagaggacgggaagtagccattgacaacggtgacaccttacatatagcttgccatggaaggagccatacgtgtgtgaagaggagtacaagagaaaaactgaaataaagaagacaaaacatctccaaaaccccaacatattctccatcattgcacaataagtatttatatttatgccctttgactctttacaattgaagttgaaaaacactgttgttggcatcctgactaagaataataagataaccatagcttgcttcaaaccaacaatctctgtgggatttgacccttactcacgtaaggtattacttggacgacccagtgtacttgctggttagtggtacgaattgtgaaaagtgtgattcacaattcgtgcaccaagtttttggcgccgttgccggggattgttcgtgtttggacaactgacggtttattttg
Coding sequences:
- the LOC112737047 gene encoding probable amidase At4g34880, which translates into the protein MAASMLSLSPLFFFFILNSSATSHSRATNASEFTIVEATVEEIQAAFSRNDLTSSQLVDFYLQRIQKLNPMLRAVLEVNPDARDQAEQADRERRGGEVVGALHGIPVMLKDSIGSRDKMNTTAGSYALLGSKVARDAHVTMKLREAGAVIMGKASLSEWYSCRSPEAPENWCARGGYATNPYVEGGSTCGSSFGSAISVATNMVAVSLGTETDGSIICPADRSSVVGIKPTVGLTSRAGVIPISPRQDSIGPICRTVADAVHVLDAIVGFDPRDYNATKSAAMFIPQGGYKQFLRKEGLKGKKLGVVRNPFFTPYNGSNAISIFESHLNIFRQRGAMVIDNLEIENSSIILDPFQSGEALAMLAEFKSSINEYLQELVYSPVRSLAEIIEFNIKHPDLEKTNEYGQDLFIASEMTNGIPPIEALEMMEQLSQNGFEKLMKENELDALVTIGSDAATVLAIGGYPAITVPAGYDSKGMPFGVCFGGLKGTEPKLIEIAYGFEQATNARKPPPTCHLLQDTI